Proteins from a single region of Nodularia sp. LEGE 06071:
- a CDS encoding pirin family protein yields MSQNTINYLIHDRNARGHAEFGWLDSYHTFSFGSFYDRDRMGFRTLRVINDDRIAPGGGFPRHSHRDMEILTYVLSGAVEHKDSLGTGSIIRPGDAQIMSAGTGIAHSEFNPSQTEPLHLLQIWILPDKQGIAPRYEQKSFPLEEKRGQLRLIAAKDGRDGAVTIHQDVDLYASILEAGDVVNYQVKPDRYAWLQIAQGVATLNGEELRAGDGVQISGEEKLQISTDISTEFLLFDLG; encoded by the coding sequence ATGTCTCAAAACACAATTAACTATTTAATTCATGATAGAAACGCTCGTGGTCATGCTGAGTTTGGCTGGCTCGATAGTTATCATACATTTTCCTTTGGTAGTTTTTACGATCGCGATCGCATGGGATTTCGTACTCTGCGGGTAATCAACGATGACCGCATCGCCCCTGGTGGTGGATTTCCGCGCCACAGTCACCGCGATATGGAAATTCTCACCTATGTCCTATCAGGTGCAGTTGAGCATAAAGACAGCTTGGGTACTGGTTCCATAATTCGTCCTGGTGATGCACAGATAATGAGTGCGGGAACTGGAATCGCTCACAGTGAATTTAATCCTTCGCAAACTGAGCCACTGCACTTGCTGCAAATTTGGATTTTACCAGACAAGCAAGGAATAGCACCCAGATATGAACAAAAATCATTTCCTCTCGAAGAAAAGCGCGGTCAACTACGCTTAATTGCGGCTAAAGATGGGCGTGATGGTGCGGTAACAATTCACCAAGATGTTGATTTGTATGCGTCTATTTTAGAGGCTGGTGATGTTGTGAATTATCAAGTTAAACCTGATCGTTATGCGTGGTTACAAATAGCTCAAGGTGTCGCAACTTTGAATGGTGAGGAACTCAGAGCCGGTGATGGTGTGCAAATTAGTGGTGAAGAAAAACTGCAAATCAGTACCGACATTAGCACAGAGTTTTTACTTTTTGATTTGGGTTAA
- the dps gene encoding DNA starvation/stationary phase protection protein Dps, which produces MTNNNTLTSRLYPTRIDIPAEVRVQIVVILNQTLAATSDLKTQAKQAHWNVKGTDFFQLHELFDELAGELEQYVDMVAERVTALGGYALGTARAAASNSILPEYPFDILEGKDHVAALADRFAAYGKHIRDAIAKTDDLGDADTADLYTEISRTIDKRLWFLDAHLQVAEIKGENGKAGTTQKTAVLR; this is translated from the coding sequence GTGACTAACAACAACACACTTACATCTCGTCTGTACCCTACCCGCATTGATATTCCTGCTGAAGTGCGAGTGCAAATCGTGGTAATTCTCAATCAGACCTTAGCAGCTACTTCGGATTTAAAAACCCAAGCCAAGCAAGCCCACTGGAACGTTAAGGGTACTGACTTCTTTCAGCTGCATGAATTATTTGATGAACTGGCGGGGGAATTAGAACAGTATGTTGATATGGTCGCGGAACGTGTCACCGCTTTAGGTGGTTATGCTTTAGGAACAGCGCGCGCTGCGGCGAGTAATTCCATTTTGCCAGAATATCCCTTCGATATTTTAGAAGGTAAAGATCATGTCGCAGCTTTGGCAGATCGCTTTGCAGCCTATGGCAAACATATCAGAGATGCGATCGCTAAAACCGATGACTTAGGCGATGCTGATACAGCCGACCTCTACACCGAAATTTCCCGCACCATTGACAAACGACTCTGGTTCTTAGATGCTCATCTGCAAGTAGCAGAAATCAAGGGTGAGAATGGTAAAGCGGGTACGACTCAAAAAACAGCCGTTCTCAGATAA